From one Lycium ferocissimum isolate CSIRO_LF1 chromosome 7, AGI_CSIRO_Lferr_CH_V1, whole genome shotgun sequence genomic stretch:
- the LOC132065163 gene encoding heavy metal-associated isoprenylated plant protein 26-like produces the protein MGVIDHISDMFDCSSGHSRHNRRRQLQTVEIKVKMDCEGCERKVRRSVEGMKGVSSVTVEPKQHKLTVVGYVDPEKVVSRVAHRTGKKAEIWPYVPYDVVAHPYAQGVYDKKAPAGYVRRDDYQSNQLARASSTEVRYTTAFSDENPAACVVM, from the exons atgggTGTTATTGACCATATTTCTGATATGTTTGATTGCTCCTCTGGCCACTCCAGGCACAACAGACGCAGGCAATTGCAG ACAGTTGAGATAAAAGTGAAGATGGACTGTGAAGGCTGTGAGAGGAAAGTGCGAAGGTCCGTAGAGGGAATGAAAGGAGTTTCATCTGTGACAGTGGAGCCCAAACAGCACAAGCTCACAGTAGTGGGCTATGTTGATCCAGAAAAAGTTGTGTCCCGTGTGGCCCATCGCACGGGGAAGAAGGCAGAGATTTGGCCATACGTCCCATACGACGTCGTTGCTCATCCCTATGCACAGGGTGTGTATGATAAGAAGGCTCCCGCTGGGTATGTGCGAAGAGATGATTATCAAAGTAACCAGCTCGCACGTGCCAGTTCTACTGAAGTTCGCTATACTACTGCATTTAGCGATGAAAATCCTGCAGCTTGTGTGGTCATGTGA
- the LOC132062863 gene encoding probable BOI-related E3 ubiquitin-protein ligase 2: MCQNSIATLLNQCLFSQFLATQIEKQRIETDQFITLQNERLRLVLNEQRKQQLALIWRKYEAKVQFLLKQKDEEIAKAANRTKELEDFLKKMEIENQAWQRIANENESIVVSLNNTIEQLRESGYCLSTNGEDAESCCDEQEQEQNGKMICKSCNSRFSCMVFLPCRHLSSCKACDSLLHQCPVCGIPKKLALKPCFDQKKKKQW, translated from the exons ATGTGCCAAAACAGTATAGCAACGTTACTGAATCAATGCCTTTTTTCCCAGTTTCTAGCCACCCAGATCGAAAAACAGAGGATTGAAACCGATCAGTTCATCACTTTACAG AATGAAAGATTGAGATTGGTTTTAAACGAGCAAAGGAAACAACAACTAGCATTGATCTGGAGAAAATACGAAGCAAAAGTGCAATTTCTGTTAAAACAAAAGGATGAAGAAATAGCTAAAGCAGCAAACAGGACAAAAGAGCTTGAAGATTTCTTAAAGAAAATGGAAATAGAGAATCAAGCATGGCAGAGAATCGCCAATGAAAATGAATCCATTGTTGTGTCATTAAACAACACAATCGAACAGTTAAGAGAAAGTGGTTATTGTTTATCAACCAATGGTGAAGATGCAGAATCTTGTTGTGAtgaacaagaacaagaacaaaatggaaaaatgatatgcaaaagcTGCAATTCTCGATTTTCGTGCATGGTTTTCTTGCCATGTAGACATCTTTCTTCATGCAAAGCTTGTGATTCTCTTCTCCATCAATGCCCTGTTTGTGGAATACCAAAAAAGCTAGCATTGAAGCCTTGTTTtgatcagaaaaaaaaaaaacaatggtaA
- the LOC132065164 gene encoding chloroplast protein FOR GROWTH AND FERTILITY 1, translating into MERLIYTNSLPSKLHLKPFPRLPQLQFSSTRFPSLPRVESRRPNSVSCKCLDPFSSSGSTHSSRFGDGHLGNSSTSKDLPDGSGSKPHLLKWVAQTLSHQRKVVSASTIVLLSAILVMLLHPVIVSPAFASFPTAAKTGAPLVRNELLTSAWAGFFAGCLHTLSGPDHLAALAPLSIGRTRMESAAVGALWGCGHDAGQLIFGLLFLLLKDRLHIEVIRTWGTRVVGFTLLVIGAMGIKEASEVPTPCVALENGVEGIDTPVIGKKKKIGLATFATGIVHGLQPDALMMILPALALPSRVAGAAFLGMFLVGTVIAMGSYTVFIGSCSQALKDRVPRITEKLTWASSLIAIGLGLAIIISQFFGFSLY; encoded by the exons ATGGAGAGGCTTATCTATACCAATTCACTTCCCTCTAAACTCCACCTAAAACCCTTTCCTCGTCTCCCTCAACTCCAATTCTCCTCTACAAGATTCCCCTCACTTCCACGTGTCGAGTCTCGGAGACCCAATTCGGTTTCTTGCAAGTGCCTTGACCCGTTTTCATCTTCCGGGTCGACCCATTCATCCAGATTTGGTGATGGGCATTTGGGTAATTCGTCGACATCTAAGGATTTGCCTGATGGGTCGGGTTCTAAGCCCCATTTGCTCAAGTGGGTTGCTCAAACTCTATCTCACCAACGCAAG GTAGTTTCTGCAAGTACAATAGTCCTACTCTCAGCCATTCTTGTTATGCTCCTCCATCCAGTCATTGTTTCACCCGCTTTTGCTAGTTTTCCAACTGCAGCTAAGACTGGGGCTCCACTAGTACGTAATGAACTACTAACAAGCGCATGGGCTGGTTTTTTTGCTGGTTGCCTTCACACCCTATCAGGTCCTGACCATCTCGCTGCTTTGGCTCCTCTCTCTATAGGCCGTACACGTATGGAAAGTGCAGCAGTAGGGGCCCTCTGGGGCTGTGGCCATGATGCTGGACAATTAATCTTCGGCCTATTATTTCTTCTCTTAAAGGACCGTCTCCACATTGAAGTTATTCGTACATGGGGGACCAGAGTAGTCGGCTTCACTCTCCTTGTCATTGGAGCAATGGGAATTAAAGAAGCATCTGAAGTTCCTACACCATGTGTGGCCCTTGAAAATGGTGTTGAAGGCATTGACACCCCCGTTATtgggaagaagaaaaagataggGTTAGCAACTTTTGCCACAGGAATTGTCCACGGTCTTCAACCAGATGCactgatgatgattttacccgCACTTGCTTTGCCTTCTCGTGTTGCTGGTGCTGCCTTTTTGGGCATGTTCTTGGTTGGTACAGTTATAGCAATGGGAAGCTATACTGTCTTTATAGGCTCGTGTAGTCAGGCATTGAAGGATCGGGTTCCTAGAATAACAGAGAAGCTAACTTGGGCTTCTTCCCTAATAGCAATTGGCTTAGGACTTGCTATTATCATCAGTCAATTTTTTGGTTTTAGCCTATATTAG